The following coding sequences lie in one Silene latifolia isolate original U9 population chromosome 5, ASM4854445v1, whole genome shotgun sequence genomic window:
- the LOC141657481 gene encoding protein CDC73 homolog produces MDPLTALRDYTIRGELDNIHQVGDVFQFSNQYTFPSKLETPYRSKQGNLYTLETLVFFVKYRHLRPPDYIKSATNHGVSTVTFVDRKPLLDYLEGRSASSESIQFVPPNPNSIDDYRPDDPDSAAWDLDPAAPTHAHAHAPAAEDSISITLIREIERPLRDRNAILQCRNRDFYSIYVGAMKREEEKKRETPSRKEGSGVVVSGVGVKGRQADREEGGGGGSGVKAKMLKGGGKVGEGVPIILVPSAANTLITIYNVKEFLEDGVFIPTDVKMKQMKGPKPECVTVQKKFSRDKDKVMTAYEVRDKPSTLKVDDWDRVVAVFVLGKEWQFKEWPIKDHVDIFNKVVGFFMRFEDDSIESAKVVKQWNVKIISISKNKRHQDRAAALEVWSKLEEFVARSRS; encoded by the exons ATGGATCCTCTAACAGCACTCCGAGACTATACAATACGAGGAGAACTGGACAACATCCACCAAGTCGGCGACGTAtttcaattctcaaatcaatacACTTTCCCTTCCAAACTTGAAACCCCTTACCGTTCCAAGCAAGGTAACCTCTACACTCTTGAAACCCTTGTTTTCTTTGTCAAATACCGCCATCTCCGTCCACCCGACTACATCAAATCCGCCACCAACCACGGTGTCTCTACTGTTACCTTCGTCGATCGCAAACCCCTTCTCGATTACCTCGAAGGCCGCTCCGCCTCCTCCGAGTCCATCCAATTTGTCCCCCCAAACCCCAACTCCATCGACGACTACCGCCCCGACGACCCTGACTCCGCTGCGTGGGACCTCGACCCCGCCGCCCCCACCCATGCCCATGCCCATGCCCCTGCCGCCGAGGACTCTATCTCTATTACATTGATTCGGGAGATCGAGAGGCCTCTCAGGGATCGCAACGCTATTCTCCAGTGTCGTAACCGTGATTTCTATAGTATTTATGTGGGGGCCATGAAGCGGGAGGAGGAGAAGAAGAGAGAGACGCCCTCCAGGAAGGAAGGCAGCGGGGTGGTGGTGTCTGGTGTGGGGGTCAAAGGGAGACAAGCGGACAGAGAGGAAGGCGGCGGTGGGGGTAGCGGAGTTAAGGCCAAGATGTTGAAAGGCGGAGGGAAGGTTGGGGAAGGGGTGCCTATTATATTGGTGCCCAGTGCCGCTAATACTTTGATCACTATATATAATGTCAAGGAGTTTTTGGAGGATGGAGTGTTTATACCTACCGATGTGAAGATGAAGCAGATGAAAGGGCCGAAACCAGAGTGTGTTACAGTTCAGAAGAAGTTTAGTAGGGATAAGGATAAGGTTATGACTGCTTATGAGGTTAGGGATAAGCCTTCTACTTTGAAAGTTGATGATTGGGACCGTGTTGTCGCCGTTTTTGTCTTGGGTAAGGAGTGGCAGTTCAAGGAGTGGCCTATTAAGGATCATGTTGATATATTCAACAAGG TTGTTGGCTTCTTCATGCGTTTTGAGGATGATAGCATAGAATCTGCAAAGGTTGTGAAGCAGTGGAACGTAAAGATAATTTCT ATCAGCAAAAACAAGCGACACCAGGACAGGGCTGCAGCTTTGGAGGTCTGGAGTAAATTAGAAGAGTTTGTTGCTCGCTCACGTTCTTAG